Proteins found in one Amphiura filiformis chromosome 14, Afil_fr2py, whole genome shotgun sequence genomic segment:
- the LOC140169426 gene encoding trehalase-like: MANETNEAFEAARKVFCDGQLLEAVQRAKLYDDCKTFVDMHLKRSPEETLTAFKALEDQSNPQVLDAFLSKYFEKPGDFERGILSREFEQWIPEDWEERPAFLPNIKDGTLRD, encoded by the exons ATGGCGAACGAAACTAACGAAGCATTTGAGGCAGCAAG gaaAGTATTTTGTGACGGGCAGTTACTTGAGGCCGTCCAGCGGGCCAAACTATATGATGATTGTAAGACCTTTGTCGACATGCACCTCAAAAGGTCACCAG AGGAAACACTTACTGCGTTTAAAGCATTAGAAGACCAAAGTAACCCACAAGTTTTGGATGCTTTTCTTTCCAAATATTTCGAGAAACCAGGGGATTTTGAGCGGGGAATTTTGAGCAGGGAATTTGAGCAGTGGATACCTGAGGATTGGGAAGAAAG aCCTGCATTTCTACCCAATATCAAAGACGGCACTTTACGAGACTAA